One Equus quagga isolate Etosha38 chromosome 5, UCLA_HA_Equagga_1.0, whole genome shotgun sequence genomic window carries:
- the SOCS5 gene encoding suppressor of cytokine signaling 5, producing MDKVGKMWNNFKYRCQNLFSHEGGSRSENMDMNSSRCSSVKERNPGVGDSGPQQHSSPLRESVAFQLGLSPSKTSSRRNQNCAAEIPQIVEISIEKDNDSCVTPGTRLARRDSYSRHAPWGGKKKHSCSTKTQSSLDTDKKFGRTRSGLQRRERRYGVSSMHDMDSISSRTVGSRSLRQRLQDTVGLCFPMRTYNKQSKPLFSNKRKIHLSELMLEKCPFPAGSDLAQKWHLIKQHTAPVSPHSTFFDTFDPSLVSTEDEEDRLRERRRLSIEEGVDPPPNAQIHTFEATAQVNPLYKLGPKLAPGMTEISGDSSAIPQANCDSEEDTTTLCLQSRRQKQRQVSGDSHAHVSRQGAWKVHTQIDYIHCLVPDLLQITGNPCYWGVMDRYEAEALLEGKPEGTFLLRDSAQEDYLFSVSFRRYNRSLHARIEQWNHNFSFDAHDPCVFHSSTVTGLLEHYKDPSSCMFFEPLLTISLNRTFPFSLQYICRAVICRCTTYDGIDGLPLPSMLQDFLKEYHYKQKVRVRWLEREPVKAK from the coding sequence ATGGATAAAGTGGGGAAAATGTGGAATAACTTCAAATACAGGTGCCAGAACCTCTTCAGTCATGAGGGAGGAAGCCGCAGTGAAAATATGGACATGAACTCCAGCAGGTGTTCGTCTGTCAAGGAGAGAAACCCGGGCGTAGGAGACTCAGGCCCTCAGCAGCACAGCAGTCCCCTGCGAGAAAGTGTCGCCTTCCAGCTGGGACTAAGCCCTTCAAAGACTTCTTCAAGGAGAAACCAAAACTGTGCCGCTGAAATTCCTCAGATTGTGGAAATAAGCATTGAAAAGGATAATGATTCCTGTGTCACCCCAGGAACAAGGCTTGCCAGAAGAGATTCCTACTCGCGACATGCTCCATGGGGTGGGAAGAAAAAACATTCCTGTTCTACAAAGACACAAAGTTCATTGGATACCGATAAAAAATTTGGTAGAACTCGAAGCGGACTTCAAAGGAGAGAGAGGCGCTACGGCGTAAGCTCCATGCACGATATGGACAGCATTTCCAGCAGAACGGTGGGAAGTCGCTCTCTGAGACAGAGGTTGCAGGATACTGTGGGCTTGTGTTTTCCCATGAGGACTTACAACAAGCAGTCAAAACCCCTCTTttctaataaaaggaaaatccacCTTTCTGAGTTAATGCTTGAGAAATGCCCTTTTCCTGCTGGTTCAGATTTAGCCCAGAAATGGCATTTGATTAAACAGCATACAGCCCCCGTGAGCCCACATTCAACATTTTTTGATACATTCGATCCATCCTTGGTCTCTACAGAAGATGAAGAAGATAGGCTTAGAGAGAGAAGGCGGCTTAGTATTGAAGAAGGGGTTGACCCCCCTCCCAATGCACAAATACATACATTTGAAGCCACTGCACAGGTTAATCCGTTATATAAACTGGGACCAAAGTTAGCTCCTGGAATGACTGAAATAAGTGGGGACAGTTCTGCAATTCCACAGGCTAATTGTGACTCAGAAGAGGACACAACCACCCTGTGTTTGCAGTCGCGTAGGCAGAAGCAACGTCAGGTGTCTGGAGACAGCCATGCGCATGTTAGCAGACAGGGAGCGTGGAAAGTGCATACACAGATTGATTACATACACTGCCTCGTGCCCGATTTGCTTCAGATTACAGGTAATCCCTGTTACTGGGGAGTGATGGACCGTTATGAAGCAGAAGCCCTTCTTGAAGGGAAGCCTGAAGGCACATTTTTGCTCAGGGACTCTGCGCAAGAGGACTACCTCTTCTCTGTGAGCTTCCGTCGCTACAACAGATCCCTGCATGCCCGGATTGAACAGTGGAATCACAACTTTAGTTTTGATGCTCATGACCCGTGTGTATTTCACTCCTCCACCGTAACAGGACTTTTGGAACATTATAAAGATCCCAGTTCTTGCATGTTTTTTGAACCATTGCTTACTATATCACTAAACAGGACTTTCCCTTTTAGCCTGCAGTATATCTGCCGTGCAGTAATCTGCAGATGCACTACATATGATGGAATTGATGGGCTCCCTTTGCCATCAATGTtgcaggattttttaaaagagtatcaTTATAAGCAAAAAGTTAGAGTTCGCTGGTTAGAACGAGAACCAGTCAAGGCAAAGTAA